A stretch of Chroicocephalus ridibundus chromosome 24, bChrRid1.1, whole genome shotgun sequence DNA encodes these proteins:
- the IL23A gene encoding interleukin-23 subunit alpha: MASLRCILLCLCLPLLLPPPAAPVPVPDRRTDWAACRSLSRELSRLLATLKEPHPILDEMHLSEEDPENWPPRIRCSDACDPSTLDTNNTRCLQRIRQGLQRYQDLLGSEIFTTHRLPQLETALDQLLGHVQQEHGRPPPHPMSPIGTWDRLLLRHLALQRLQSFTAVMSRVFTHSASASPR; the protein is encoded by the exons ATGGCCTCGCTCCGCTgcatcctcctctgcctctgcctcccgcTGCTGCTCCCGCCACCCgcggccccggtcccggtcccggacCGCCGCACCGACTGGGCCGCCTGCAGGAGCCTCTCCCGGGAGCTGTCGCGACTGCTGGCGACCCTGAAGGAGCCGCACCCGATCCTG GATGAGATGCACCTGAGCGAGGAGGACCCCGAGAACTGGCCCCCCCGGATCCGCTGCAGTGACGCCTGCGACCCCTCCACGCTGGACACCAACAACACG CGCTGCCTGCAACGCATCCGCCAAGGGTTGCAGCGCTACCAGGACCTGCTGGGTTCCGAAATCTTCACCACCCACCGCCTGCCCCAGCTGGAGACGGCGCTGGACCAGCTGCTGGGCCACGTCCAG CAGGAGcacggccgcccccccccgcaccccatgtcccccatcgGGACCTGGGACCGGCTGCTGCTGCGGCACCTGGCGCTCCAGCGGCTCCAGTCCTTCACCGCCGTCATGAGCCGCGTCTTCACCCACAGCGCCAGCGCCAGCCCCCGCTGA